In Bacillus sp. KH172YL63, one genomic interval encodes:
- the ytzI gene encoding YtzI protein, whose amino-acid sequence MSVTLVLIIAVVICILVIFVSALTTSKAYTSVKHTVDPIENNPHLEKMKKEEDKEK is encoded by the coding sequence ATGTCAGTCACATTAGTCCTGATCATTGCTGTCGTTATATGCATTCTGGTCATCTTCGTAAGCGCCCTTACGACATCGAAAGCCTATACATCCGTTAAACATACAGTCGATCCGATTGAAAATAATCCTCACCTTGAAAAGATGAAGAAAGAGGAAGATAAAGAGAAATAA
- a CDS encoding ABC transporter ATP-binding protein, protein MNFLSIKSVHHTYFSPKTANHALSDISLDIHEGEFVSFIGPSGCGKTTLLSIVSGLIQPTEGTVTLHDRPVAEMKQKLGYMLQQDYLFPWKTIEENIFLGLNITGRLTEEKKVEARELLAEMGLEGVESSYPRELSGGMRQRIALIRTLITEPQLLLLDEPFSALDYQTKLKLEDLVFLTLKSFGKTAILVTHDIGEAIAMSDRIILFASKPGRVHTIFDVPPALKELMPFEVRNHEAYPAFFQRIWKELEQLESRKN, encoded by the coding sequence GTGAACTTCCTATCGATCAAATCCGTCCACCACACCTACTTTTCACCCAAAACGGCCAACCATGCCCTTTCAGATATTTCTTTAGACATACATGAAGGGGAATTCGTCTCCTTCATCGGACCAAGCGGCTGCGGAAAAACGACGCTCCTTTCGATCGTATCCGGACTCATCCAGCCGACAGAAGGAACTGTCACTTTACACGATCGGCCGGTCGCTGAGATGAAACAGAAATTGGGCTACATGCTCCAGCAGGATTATCTGTTTCCCTGGAAGACAATCGAGGAAAATATCTTTCTCGGTTTGAACATTACGGGAAGGCTGACGGAAGAAAAGAAGGTTGAAGCAAGGGAACTTCTTGCGGAAATGGGGCTTGAAGGCGTAGAGTCATCGTATCCCAGGGAACTATCAGGAGGCATGCGTCAAAGGATCGCCCTGATCCGCACGCTCATCACAGAACCGCAACTGCTCCTCCTCGATGAGCCGTTCTCCGCCCTTGATTACCAAACGAAACTGAAGCTTGAGGACCTGGTGTTCCTTACTTTGAAATCCTTTGGCAAAACAGCGATCCTTGTCACCCATGATATCGGGGAAGCGATTGCGATGAGTGACCGCATCATCTTATTCGCTTCGAAACCGGGAAGGGTCCATACGATATTCGACGTCCCTCCTGCGCTGAAAGAATTGATGCCGTTCGAAGTCCGGAACCATGAAGCCTATCCGGCGTTTTTCCAGAGGATATGGAAGGAGCTTGAACAACTTGAATCAAGAAAGAATTAA
- the pckA gene encoding phosphoenolpyruvate carboxykinase (ATP) yields MNSVSMSNELMELLNGQNIQEQLSVSQLVEKVLQRNEGVLTSSGAVRAETGKYTGRSPKDKFIVEEPSTKDKIEWGSVNQPISPESFDKLYTKVIEYLKEKEEVFSFKGFAGADPKHRLPIQVINELAWHNLFAHQLFIRPTEDELKDHLSEFTVVSAPNFKADPAVDGTHSETFIIVSFERRIVLIGGTEYAGEMKKSIFSVMNYVLPESDILSMHCSSNVGREGDVALFFGLSGTGKTTLSADSNRRLIGDDEHGWSPNGVFNIEGGCYAKCIGLTREKEPQIFDAIRFGSVLENVVLDDHSRIADYEDNSLTENTRAAYPLQAMENIVEPSIAGHPNTIVFLTADAFGVLPPISKLTKEQAMYHFLSGYTSKLAGTERGITSPQATFSTCFGSPFLPLPATRYAEMLGKKIDEHNAQVFLVNTGWTGGEYGVGNRMKLPYTRAMIQAALEGELTNVETVKDDIFGLNIPVHVPGVPDEVLQPKKTWSNETAYETKARELAHKFNENFKKFSNVPSDIQQQGGPSVK; encoded by the coding sequence ATGAATTCAGTGAGCATGTCTAATGAATTAATGGAATTACTTAACGGTCAAAATATTCAGGAACAATTATCTGTTTCTCAACTAGTTGAAAAAGTCCTTCAGCGAAATGAAGGCGTTTTAACATCATCAGGGGCAGTCAGAGCAGAAACTGGTAAATACACAGGACGCTCTCCTAAGGATAAATTCATTGTAGAAGAACCATCCACCAAGGATAAGATTGAGTGGGGTTCAGTCAATCAACCGATCTCCCCGGAATCCTTCGATAAATTATATACGAAAGTCATTGAATACTTAAAGGAAAAAGAAGAAGTCTTCTCTTTCAAAGGGTTTGCAGGAGCAGATCCGAAACATAGATTACCAATCCAGGTGATCAACGAACTCGCCTGGCATAACCTTTTTGCCCACCAACTCTTCATCCGCCCGACTGAAGACGAGCTGAAGGATCACCTCTCTGAATTCACTGTCGTGTCGGCACCGAATTTCAAAGCAGATCCTGCTGTGGACGGTACACATTCGGAAACTTTCATCATTGTATCATTTGAAAGAAGAATCGTGTTGATCGGTGGAACGGAATATGCTGGAGAGATGAAGAAATCGATCTTCTCTGTCATGAACTATGTGCTTCCTGAATCCGACATCCTTTCCATGCACTGCTCATCGAACGTTGGCCGCGAAGGTGATGTGGCTCTGTTCTTCGGCCTGTCAGGCACAGGAAAAACGACCCTTTCTGCTGATTCAAACCGCCGTTTAATCGGGGACGATGAACACGGCTGGTCACCGAATGGCGTCTTCAACATTGAAGGCGGTTGCTACGCAAAATGCATCGGGCTCACCCGTGAAAAAGAGCCGCAGATCTTTGATGCGATCCGTTTCGGTTCGGTGCTTGAAAACGTCGTGCTTGACGACCATTCACGCATAGCTGATTACGAAGATAATTCCCTGACTGAAAACACACGTGCTGCGTACCCCCTTCAAGCGATGGAAAATATCGTGGAACCAAGTATCGCAGGACACCCTAATACAATCGTCTTCCTGACTGCGGATGCTTTCGGCGTACTGCCTCCGATCAGCAAGCTGACGAAAGAACAGGCGATGTACCACTTCCTGAGCGGATATACATCAAAGCTGGCAGGTACGGAACGTGGCATCACTTCGCCGCAAGCAACGTTCTCGACATGCTTCGGATCTCCATTCCTGCCGCTTCCGGCAACGCGCTATGCAGAGATGCTCGGCAAAAAGATCGATGAGCATAATGCCCAGGTCTTCCTTGTGAACACAGGATGGACCGGCGGTGAGTACGGAGTCGGTAACCGTATGAAATTACCATACACCCGTGCCATGATCCAAGCTGCCCTTGAAGGAGAATTGACAAATGTAGAAACGGTGAAAGATGACATCTTCGGCTTAAATATCCCTGTCCACGTCCCTGGGGTTCCTGATGAAGTCCTTCAACCGAAGAAAACATGGTCAAATGAAACCGCCTATGAAACAAAAGCGAGAGAACTTGCTCACAAATTCAACGAGAATTTTAAAAAATTCTCCAACGTCCCTTCAGACATCCAGCAACAAGGCGGACCATCCGTAAAATAA
- a CDS encoding alpha/beta hydrolase family protein produces the protein MKNGRIVSKTLFPSPNPHVALYDITYISSGLKVKGLLAEPVDGEVHDGFLYLRGGIKGVGMVRPARIAQFASHGFIVFAPFYRGNLGGEGNEDFAGEDREDAIAGFELLKEHPRVKQERIHVFGFSRGGVMALLTGMACREAASIVTWGGVSDMFLTYEERKDLRRMMKRVIGGSPNKVPERYEWRTPLYGLEALEAPVLIIHGEKDLNVSVEHAYRLEKRLKELGKPVYSHIFKDFTHYFPPRKNQEIVSMLSAWMKKQ, from the coding sequence ATGAAGAACGGAAGGATTGTTTCAAAAACCTTGTTCCCGTCCCCGAACCCCCATGTGGCGCTTTATGACATCACCTATATCTCATCAGGTCTCAAGGTAAAGGGGCTGCTGGCTGAACCGGTGGATGGAGAGGTTCACGACGGCTTCCTCTACTTAAGGGGCGGCATTAAAGGTGTGGGGATGGTAAGACCCGCCCGTATCGCACAATTCGCTTCACACGGATTCATTGTGTTTGCACCATTTTACAGGGGGAATCTTGGGGGAGAAGGAAATGAAGATTTCGCTGGAGAGGACCGGGAAGACGCGATCGCCGGGTTTGAACTGTTGAAAGAGCATCCCCGTGTGAAGCAGGAAAGGATTCATGTGTTCGGCTTTTCCAGAGGGGGAGTGATGGCCCTCCTGACAGGCATGGCATGCAGGGAAGCGGCATCAATCGTGACGTGGGGAGGCGTATCGGACATGTTCCTCACCTATGAGGAGCGAAAGGACCTCCGCAGGATGATGAAACGGGTGATCGGCGGGAGTCCAAATAAAGTACCGGAACGCTATGAATGGCGGACGCCCCTGTACGGACTGGAAGCATTGGAGGCACCCGTCCTGATCATTCACGGCGAAAAAGATCTGAACGTTTCCGTCGAGCATGCATATAGATTAGAAAAAAGGCTGAAAGAGTTGGGAAAACCGGTTTACTCCCACATCTTCAAAGATTTCACACATTACTTTCCCCCGCGGAAAAATCAAGAGATTGTCTCCATGCTATCGGCATGGATGAAAAAACAATGA
- a CDS encoding metal ABC transporter substrate-binding protein, with protein MRLGLLLLLTLLLSACGAASPEKDEQSKDTLQVYTTVYPLEDFTKKIGGDYVDVESIYPPGADEHTFEPSQKDMIMMADGDVFFYVGLGLEGFVEGSKSILENEDVTVVPTSDGIDIHPSEESAEEDHEDEDHGDEHHHDVDPHLWLDPLYAKEMAINIADTLSKEMPEHKDEFQANLETLEKELDALDAEFSKMADNAPKKTFFVSHSAYSYWEARYGLHQEAIAGLNTADEPSQQELKKIIEKGKEDNIQYILFEQNVSSRLTEVVQNELGAKALTLHNLSVLTEEDRDNGEDYVSLMKRNIDTLKTALQ; from the coding sequence ATGCGCCTCGGTCTGCTCTTATTATTGACCTTACTATTATCTGCCTGCGGAGCTGCTTCCCCGGAGAAAGATGAACAATCAAAAGATACATTACAGGTATACACCACTGTCTATCCATTGGAAGATTTCACGAAGAAAATTGGTGGAGATTATGTGGATGTTGAAAGCATCTATCCTCCAGGTGCCGATGAGCACACGTTCGAACCATCCCAGAAAGATATGATCATGATGGCCGATGGAGATGTGTTCTTTTACGTAGGCTTGGGGCTTGAAGGCTTTGTGGAAGGATCAAAATCAATCCTTGAAAACGAGGACGTCACCGTTGTGCCGACGAGCGATGGAATCGATATTCATCCTTCCGAAGAAAGTGCTGAAGAAGACCATGAAGATGAAGATCACGGCGATGAGCATCATCATGACGTCGATCCCCACCTCTGGCTGGATCCTCTTTACGCAAAAGAGATGGCGATCAACATCGCAGACACCCTTTCAAAAGAAATGCCTGAACATAAAGATGAATTCCAAGCGAACCTAGAGACGCTCGAAAAAGAACTTGATGCCCTGGACGCTGAATTCAGTAAGATGGCAGACAATGCACCAAAGAAAACATTCTTCGTCTCCCACTCAGCCTACAGCTATTGGGAAGCGCGGTATGGACTTCATCAGGAAGCCATTGCCGGCTTGAACACGGCAGACGAACCTTCCCAGCAGGAGCTGAAAAAAATCATCGAAAAAGGGAAAGAGGACAATATCCAGTACATCCTGTTCGAACAAAACGTCTCATCACGCCTGACGGAAGTCGTCCAAAATGAACTCGGTGCAAAAGCACTCACCCTTCACAACCTTTCTGTCCTGACAGAAGAAGACCGTGACAATGGAGAAGATTACGTTTCATTGATGAAACGGAACATCGATACATTAAAAACTGCATTGCAATAG
- a CDS encoding biotin transporter BioY: MNMNGEKLRVILHCAIFAAITGIFAQIEIPLPLVPISGQTLAVGLTATILGSRYGAFSLMGYAALGAVGVPVFAGFSGGAHVLVGPTGGYIFGFIAAAYVTGLILEKTRFTIPMAMLANTAGMVITLILGAIQLKYVADLSWAQAMAAGVYPFIVVGLIKAFLASWIGITVRKRLVQAKLIPARKVAV; encoded by the coding sequence ATGAACATGAATGGTGAGAAATTAAGGGTGATTCTCCACTGTGCGATTTTTGCGGCAATTACAGGGATTTTTGCACAAATAGAAATACCGCTGCCGCTCGTGCCGATCAGCGGTCAAACGTTGGCGGTAGGTTTAACGGCAACCATCCTCGGAAGCAGGTATGGTGCGTTCTCTTTAATGGGTTACGCGGCACTGGGGGCCGTCGGTGTTCCTGTATTTGCTGGATTCAGCGGAGGGGCCCACGTCCTTGTCGGTCCGACCGGAGGATATATTTTCGGCTTTATTGCAGCGGCATATGTCACCGGTTTGATTTTAGAGAAAACGAGATTCACGATTCCGATGGCGATGCTTGCCAATACTGCCGGAATGGTCATCACGCTCATCCTTGGTGCAATCCAGCTGAAATATGTGGCTGATCTTAGCTGGGCACAGGCGATGGCTGCAGGCGTGTATCCGTTTATCGTCGTCGGCCTAATCAAAGCGTTCCTTGCAAGCTGGATCGGGATCACCGTAAGAAAGCGCCTCGTGCAGGCCAAATTGATTCCAGCCCGCAAAGTGGCCGTATAA
- a CDS encoding S-ribosylhomocysteine lyase, which translates to MPSVESFELDHNAVKAPFVRHCGVHKVGTDGLVNKFDIRFCQPNKQAMKPDAIHTLEHLLAFTIRKYAEPYAHFDIIDISPMGCQTGYYLVVSGEPKVEEIIDLLNATMKEAVEIEEIPAANEKQCGQAKLHDLEGAKKLMKFWLSQSNEDLKQVFA; encoded by the coding sequence ATGCCTTCAGTAGAAAGCTTTGAACTAGATCATAATGCAGTGAAAGCACCGTTCGTCAGACATTGCGGCGTGCATAAAGTAGGTACAGACGGACTTGTGAACAAGTTTGACATCCGTTTCTGCCAACCAAACAAGCAAGCGATGAAGCCTGATGCGATTCATACACTCGAGCATTTACTTGCCTTTACGATCCGTAAATATGCTGAGCCATATGCTCATTTCGATATTATCGATATTTCTCCGATGGGATGCCAGACCGGTTATTATTTAGTCGTGAGCGGCGAGCCGAAAGTGGAGGAAATCATCGACCTTCTGAATGCGACGATGAAAGAAGCAGTCGAGATCGAAGAAATCCCTGCTGCAAACGAAAAGCAGTGCGGCCAGGCAAAGCTTCATGATTTGGAAGGAGCCAAAAAGTTAATGAAATTCTGGCTCAGCCAAAGCAACGAAGACTTGAAGCAAGTATTTGCCTAA
- the yidD gene encoding membrane protein insertion efficiency factor YidD, with translation MKQILLLLFKLYQRVISPLKPPTCRFYPTCSHYGVEAVSRFGALRGGWLTIKRIVKCHPFHPGGIDHVPEDWPRKD, from the coding sequence ATGAAACAAATTCTATTATTACTATTCAAGCTATATCAACGGGTGATCTCCCCCCTCAAACCGCCCACCTGCAGGTTTTACCCGACCTGTTCCCACTACGGCGTGGAAGCAGTCAGCCGTTTCGGCGCACTCCGTGGCGGCTGGCTGACGATCAAGCGGATTGTGAAATGCCATCCTTTTCACCCGGGCGGGATCGATCACGTCCCCGAAGATTGGCCAAGGAAGGACTGA
- a CDS encoding DUF2584 domain-containing protein: MGMGLELNTMIVTKGREVRKEENLFSLQKDGYRLYPMHVPIDVRKTKHSDPSGYGRIEKMEWKDEQTTILYRLISLNSTN; this comes from the coding sequence ATGGGCATGGGCTTAGAATTAAATACGATGATTGTGACAAAAGGAAGAGAAGTGAGGAAGGAAGAAAACCTTTTCTCCCTGCAAAAGGACGGATACCGCCTTTATCCAATGCATGTGCCGATCGACGTGAGAAAGACGAAGCACAGTGATCCGAGCGGCTACGGCAGGATTGAAAAGATGGAATGGAAGGATGAACAAACGACGATCCTGTATCGGTTGATTTCACTGAATTCGACGAATTAA
- a CDS encoding ABC transporter permease, which yields MNQERIKQKHLLYIQSLKKEQRLVWFYQALIFLSFFTLWEIASRNSWVDPLIFSSPSKIWKLFTVKAADGTLLANLSVTLGETVVGFILGTLLGTLLAALLWWSPFLSKVLDPYLVILNAMPKVALGPILIVGLGPGFTSIIAMGTVISIIITTIVVYTSFREVDPNYLKVMQTFGATRGQMFKEVILPASFPTIISTLKVNVGLSWVGVIVGEFLVSAKGLGYMIIYGFQVFNFTLVLLSLLVIAVFATIMYKLVEQLEKKWIKS from the coding sequence TTGAATCAAGAAAGAATTAAACAAAAACACCTTTTATACATTCAATCGCTCAAGAAAGAGCAGCGCCTGGTCTGGTTCTATCAAGCGCTTATCTTTCTTTCATTCTTCACCCTGTGGGAAATCGCCAGCAGAAACAGCTGGGTGGACCCGCTCATCTTCAGCTCCCCGTCAAAAATCTGGAAGCTGTTTACCGTGAAGGCTGCAGATGGGACCCTGCTCGCAAATCTGTCGGTGACCCTCGGGGAAACCGTCGTCGGATTCATACTCGGTACGCTGCTCGGCACCCTGCTCGCCGCTTTATTGTGGTGGTCCCCGTTTTTGTCAAAAGTATTGGACCCTTATCTGGTGATCCTGAACGCCATGCCAAAGGTCGCCCTCGGGCCGATCTTGATTGTCGGCCTGGGACCTGGCTTTACGTCCATCATTGCCATGGGTACGGTCATTTCCATCATCATCACTACGATTGTCGTCTATACATCGTTCCGTGAAGTGGACCCGAATTATTTAAAAGTGATGCAGACTTTCGGGGCGACCCGGGGGCAGATGTTCAAAGAAGTCATCCTCCCCGCCTCCTTTCCGACCATCATTTCCACTTTGAAAGTGAATGTAGGCTTATCCTGGGTCGGGGTCATCGTGGGGGAATTCCTCGTCTCTGCAAAAGGACTCGGCTATATGATTATCTATGGCTTCCAAGTCTTCAACTTCACCCTCGTGCTCCTATCACTCCTTGTGATTGCCGTATTCGCCACGATTATGTATAAGCTTGTAGAGCAGCTTGAAAAGAAATGGATCAAGTCATGA
- a CDS encoding DUF6154 family protein, whose translation MKLIEEIYEMYRGRIKGTDEDLDLIALTILEDTSRKELLELIQEMDTEELQYFFRLYIFETLKEKWSDNEDRVLLEKKSLH comes from the coding sequence ATGAAGTTGATCGAAGAGATTTATGAAATGTACCGAGGAAGGATCAAAGGTACCGACGAAGACTTAGACCTCATTGCCCTTACAATCTTAGAAGATACCTCAAGGAAAGAGTTATTGGAGCTCATCCAGGAAATGGACACAGAAGAATTACAATACTTCTTCCGCTTATACATATTTGAAACACTGAAAGAAAAATGGTCTGACAATGAAGACCGGGTATTGCTTGAGAAAAAGAGCCTTCATTAA
- a CDS encoding phage holin family protein, which produces MLYLEKSILFVGAGVSAVILNLFGEWDMLITFLLIAAVLDYFTGLIASGIEGKLSSKSGLKGIGRKVMVFSLVTVAHLIDTILTNQHFIRNATIIFYLCNEMISIIENVGRAGVPVPGFLIKAVEVLKKNRSE; this is translated from the coding sequence ATGCTTTATTTGGAGAAAAGTATACTATTTGTTGGGGCTGGTGTTAGTGCCGTTATTCTAAACTTATTCGGAGAATGGGATATGTTGATTACCTTCCTGTTGATTGCTGCTGTACTGGACTATTTTACAGGCTTGATTGCAAGCGGGATCGAAGGCAAGCTGTCAAGCAAATCCGGGTTGAAGGGCATCGGGCGGAAGGTGATGGTATTTTCTCTCGTGACGGTTGCCCACCTTATTGATACTATACTAACAAATCAGCACTTTATTCGTAATGCGACGATCATTTTTTATTTATGCAATGAAATGATTTCAATCATTGAAAATGTCGGGAGAGCGGGAGTCCCTGTTCCCGGCTTTTTAATAAAAGCGGTTGAAGTATTGAAAAAAAATCGGAGTGAATAG
- a CDS encoding ABC transporter substrate-binding protein, giving the protein MKQWLQRSLGACLILMLTIGLTACGGKEEAIKKVRVAEVTRSIFYAPEYVAIEKGFFKEEGLDIELTTTWGGDKTMTTLLSGGADVALVGSETSIYVYAQGTDDPVINFAQLTQTDGTFLVSREKAEDFEWDQLKGSTFLGQRKGGMPQMVGEFVLKNQGIDPHSDLTLIQNIEFANIASAFASGTGDYVQLFEPTASIFEQEGKGHIVASFGTESGHVPYTTFMAKDSYMKENKETVEKFTKALYKAQKWVADHSAAEIAKVIEPYFEDTELQLIETVVDRYKSQGSFATDPILDEEEWANLQDIMDEAGELPQPVEHETLVNTSIAEKAAD; this is encoded by the coding sequence ATGAAGCAATGGCTTCAACGAAGCTTGGGGGCATGTCTGATTCTCATGCTGACAATCGGCTTGACTGCCTGCGGAGGAAAGGAAGAAGCGATCAAGAAAGTCCGTGTGGCGGAGGTGACCCGTTCGATTTTCTATGCACCAGAGTATGTGGCGATTGAAAAGGGATTTTTCAAGGAAGAAGGCCTCGATATTGAATTGACGACCACATGGGGCGGGGATAAAACGATGACCACATTGTTATCCGGCGGGGCAGACGTTGCACTGGTCGGTTCTGAAACCTCAATCTATGTCTATGCCCAAGGGACCGATGATCCTGTGATCAACTTCGCCCAATTGACGCAAACCGACGGGACATTCCTCGTCTCCAGGGAAAAAGCAGAGGATTTTGAATGGGATCAATTGAAGGGATCGACCTTCCTCGGTCAGCGCAAAGGCGGTATGCCTCAAATGGTTGGGGAATTCGTGTTGAAAAATCAAGGCATCGATCCACACAGCGATCTTACCCTGATCCAGAATATTGAATTTGCGAATATTGCGAGTGCCTTTGCATCTGGCACAGGTGACTACGTCCAATTATTCGAACCGACAGCATCCATCTTCGAGCAGGAAGGAAAAGGCCACATTGTCGCTTCCTTTGGAACAGAGTCAGGTCATGTACCGTATACCACCTTCATGGCGAAAGACAGCTATATGAAAGAAAACAAGGAAACCGTCGAGAAGTTCACAAAAGCGCTTTATAAGGCACAAAAATGGGTCGCCGATCACTCAGCAGCAGAAATCGCCAAAGTCATCGAACCCTATTTCGAAGACACGGAGCTCCAATTGATTGAAACGGTTGTCGACCGCTATAAATCACAAGGCTCCTTTGCCACCGATCCGATCCTTGACGAAGAAGAGTGGGCAAATCTGCAGGACATCATGGATGAAGCAGGCGAGCTGCCTCAACCGGTAGAGCACGAAACGCTGGTGAACACCTCGATTGCTGAAAAAGCGGCTGATTAA
- the ytkD gene encoding RNA deprotection pyrophosphohydrolase translates to MHQFMDENGKKVKMAFEQGAFQQESYHVLVLCRYNGEWLLTRHKKRGLEFPGGKREKGETTEDAAIRETFEETGGVIHAPQFIGEYKVYGEEPFVKTIFFATVTELVEKDDYMETDGAVLWKGSFSEIVDDPAFSFIMKDQVVERSIKRVADLGIMT, encoded by the coding sequence ATGCATCAATTTATGGATGAGAATGGAAAGAAAGTGAAAATGGCATTTGAACAGGGGGCTTTCCAACAGGAATCGTACCATGTGCTGGTACTTTGCCGCTACAACGGGGAATGGTTGTTGACCAGGCATAAGAAACGGGGACTTGAATTTCCTGGCGGGAAGAGGGAAAAAGGCGAAACAACCGAAGACGCCGCGATACGGGAAACATTTGAAGAAACAGGTGGCGTGATTCATGCTCCACAATTTATCGGAGAATATAAAGTGTACGGCGAAGAGCCTTTTGTAAAGACGATTTTCTTTGCGACAGTGACGGAGCTGGTCGAGAAGGACGATTATATGGAAACAGACGGAGCCGTCCTCTGGAAGGGGAGTTTTTCAGAGATTGTGGACGACCCTGCCTTCAGTTTCATCATGAAAGATCAAGTGGTTGAACGCTCCATAAAAAGAGTGGCAGATCTCGGGATCATGACTTGA
- a CDS encoding lmo0937 family membrane protein → MLWTIIGILLVLWLLGLIFKIGGAIIHILLIIAVVVFLFNRITGRKKGL, encoded by the coding sequence ATGCTTTGGACCATCATTGGTATTTTACTGGTTCTATGGTTACTTGGATTAATATTCAAAATCGGCGGAGCTATCATCCATATCTTACTGATCATCGCCGTTGTCGTATTTTTATTTAACCGCATCACCGGCCGAAAGAAAGGTTTGTAG
- a CDS encoding hydrolase, translating to MNEERHDYYIEVASGEISRSSTDSPWNFKISATDQEITELREVFDSNHSVDWQNFYRSHVPYIQYHFDRENDAYDENLHHVYEMIHRLGDEEARKFIESIGILGSSPDRDPE from the coding sequence ATGAACGAAGAACGACATGATTATTATATTGAAGTAGCCAGCGGTGAAATTTCTAGAAGCTCGACGGATTCACCATGGAACTTCAAGATTTCCGCAACAGATCAAGAAATTACAGAGCTTCGGGAAGTGTTCGATTCCAATCACTCAGTCGATTGGCAGAATTTCTACCGTTCCCATGTCCCTTATATTCAATATCATTTCGATCGGGAAAATGATGCGTATGACGAGAATCTGCATCATGTGTATGAAATGATCCACCGGTTGGGTGATGAAGAAGCGCGGAAGTTCATTGAAAGCATCGGCATCCTTGGTTCTTCACCGGACCGGGATCCGGAATGA
- a CDS encoding GNAT family N-acetyltransferase, translated as MIRQLTEKDHELCQRLIHQQPAENLFIIGDIEAFGYEQDFQKIWGDFDDEENLRGVLLKYRENFIPFAVGEFDAEGFASIINGTEDYGIMSGLKRVVSEVEPFLTRSIKSKRHMHYAKCDSTSMMSHSPLPHVKEADLTDIPRLVALLNSIPEFSGGDFTVEKRKHSMEAGVSRSYYVEKDGMFVSSASTTAENSLSAMIVAVCTHPEYKKQGYATDCMTKLCRDVLEEGKELCLFYDNPEAGKIYKRIGFKDIGYWSLYKFHQ; from the coding sequence ATGATCAGACAGCTGACAGAGAAGGATCATGAGCTATGCCAACGTCTCATTCATCAGCAGCCGGCGGAGAATTTGTTCATCATCGGTGACATCGAGGCATTCGGTTATGAGCAGGACTTCCAAAAAATCTGGGGAGACTTCGACGACGAAGAAAATTTGAGGGGCGTACTGCTTAAGTACCGGGAAAATTTCATCCCTTTCGCTGTTGGGGAATTCGATGCGGAAGGCTTCGCTTCCATCATTAACGGAACCGAAGACTATGGCATCATGTCTGGACTAAAACGGGTTGTATCAGAGGTGGAACCGTTCTTGACACGGTCGATAAAATCAAAGCGGCATATGCACTATGCCAAATGTGACAGTACTTCGATGATGTCCCATTCTCCACTGCCTCATGTGAAGGAAGCGGACCTCACGGATATTCCCAGGCTCGTGGCACTCCTCAATAGCATCCCTGAATTCAGCGGCGGCGATTTCACCGTTGAAAAAAGAAAGCACAGCATGGAAGCCGGCGTGTCCAGAAGCTATTATGTGGAGAAAGACGGAATGTTTGTATCTTCTGCTTCCACTACTGCTGAAAACAGCCTGTCTGCCATGATCGTCGCCGTGTGCACCCATCCCGAATACAAGAAACAGGGCTATGCGACTGACTGTATGACGAAGCTTTGCCGTGACGTGTTAGAAGAAGGAAAAGAGCTCTGTTTGTTTTATGATAATCCTGAAGCAGGGAAGATCTATAAGCGGATCGGCTTTAAGGATATCGGTTATTGGTCCCTATATAAATTTCATCAATAG